A single genomic interval of Flavobacterium sp. N2820 harbors:
- the rpoB gene encoding DNA-directed RNA polymerase subunit beta — protein sequence MIANQTERLNFASTKNIPQYPDFLDIQVKSFKDFFQLETKSDERGNEGLYNTFMENFPITDTRNNFVLEFLDYFVDPPRYTIEECIDRGLTHSVPLKARLKLYCTDPEHEDFETIVQDVYLGTIPYMTPSGTFVINGAERVVVSQLHRSPGVFFGQSFHANGTKLYSARIIPFKGSWIEFATDINNVMYAYIDRKKKLPVTTLFRAIGFERDKDILEIFDLAEEIKVSKTGIKKYAGRRLAARVLNTWHEDFVDEDTGEVVSIERNEIILDRDTILDKDNIEEIIEADVKTILLHKEDNNATDYTIIHNTLQKDPTNSEKEAVEHIYRQLRNAEPPDEETARGIIDKLFFSDQRYNLGEVGRYRMNKKLNLDIPMEKQVLTKEDIITIVKYLIELINSKAEIDDIDHLSNRRVRTVGEQLSAQFGVGLARMARTIRERMNVRDNEVFTPIDLINAKTLSSVINSFFGTNQLSQFMDQTNPLAEITHKRRLSALGPGGLSRERAGFEVRDVHYTHYGRLCPIETPEGPNIGLISSLGVYAKVNGMGFIETPYRKVTNGVVDLESTPIYLSAEEEEGKMIAQANIEMDATGKITAHNVIAREEGDFPVVEPTAVHYTDVAPNQIASISASLIPFLEHDDANRALMGSNMMRQAVPLLRPEAPIVGTGLERQVASDSRVLINAEGSGTVEYVDADKITIKYDRTEEERMVSFEADEKTYQLIKYRKTNQSTCINLKPIVRKGDRVEKGQVLCEGYATQNGELAIGRNLKVAFMPWKGYNFEDAIVISEKVVRDDIFTSLHIDDYTLEVRDTKLGNEELTNDIPNVSEEATKDLDENGMIRIGAEVKPGDILIGKITPKGESDPTPEEKLLRAIFGDKAGDVKDASLKASPSLHGVVLDKKLFAKAVKDKRKRSKDKEDVDKLENEFEVKYNELKDKLIEKLFVIIDGKTSQGVMNDLGEEVLPKGKKFTKKMLQAVEDFAHLTKGQWSTDDHTNAMVNDLIHNYKIKLNDLQGWLRREKFTITVGDELPSGILKLAKVYIAKKRKLKVGDKMAGRHGNKGIVAKIVRHEDMPFLEDGTPVDIVLNPLGVPSRMNIGQIYETVLGWAGQKLGRKYATPIFDGASIDQINELTDEAGIPRFGHTYLYDGGTGERFHQAATVGVIYMLKLGHMIDDKMHARSIGPYSLITQQPLGGKAQFGGQRFGEMEVWALEAYGASSTLREILTVKSDDVIGRAKTYEAIVKGEAMPEPGLPESFNVLMHELKGLGLDIRLEE from the coding sequence ATGATTGCTAATCAGACTGAAAGATTAAATTTTGCTTCGACAAAAAACATTCCACAATATCCAGATTTTCTAGATATTCAAGTGAAATCGTTTAAAGATTTTTTTCAATTAGAAACAAAATCTGACGAAAGAGGCAACGAAGGGCTGTATAATACCTTCATGGAAAATTTTCCAATAACTGATACAAGAAATAATTTTGTGTTAGAATTTCTTGACTATTTTGTTGATCCACCTCGATATACTATCGAAGAGTGTATTGATAGAGGTCTAACACATAGTGTACCTTTAAAGGCTAGACTTAAATTATATTGTACAGATCCTGAACATGAAGATTTTGAAACTATTGTACAAGATGTTTATTTAGGCACAATACCATACATGACTCCAAGCGGTACATTTGTTATCAATGGAGCAGAACGTGTTGTTGTATCTCAATTACATAGATCTCCAGGGGTTTTCTTTGGACAATCTTTTCATGCGAATGGTACTAAACTATATTCGGCTAGAATTATTCCTTTTAAAGGATCATGGATTGAATTTGCTACCGATATCAATAACGTAATGTATGCGTATATCGATAGAAAGAAAAAATTACCTGTTACCACTTTATTTAGAGCTATCGGATTTGAAAGAGATAAAGATATCTTGGAAATTTTCGACCTTGCTGAAGAAATTAAAGTGTCTAAAACTGGTATCAAAAAATATGCTGGAAGAAGACTTGCTGCACGTGTTTTAAACACTTGGCATGAGGATTTCGTTGATGAAGATACTGGTGAAGTGGTTTCAATTGAACGTAATGAAATTATCCTTGATAGAGATACAATTCTTGACAAAGATAATATCGAAGAAATAATCGAAGCAGACGTTAAAACTATTCTTTTACACAAAGAAGATAATAACGCTACTGACTATACCATTATTCACAATACGTTACAAAAAGACCCAACAAACTCTGAAAAAGAGGCTGTTGAACACATTTACAGACAATTACGTAACGCGGAACCGCCTGATGAGGAAACGGCTCGTGGTATTATAGATAAATTATTCTTCTCTGATCAACGTTATAACTTAGGTGAAGTTGGTCGTTACAGAATGAACAAAAAGTTAAATCTTGATATTCCTATGGAAAAACAAGTTTTAACAAAAGAAGATATTATTACAATTGTAAAATATTTGATCGAATTAATCAACTCAAAAGCAGAGATTGATGATATTGATCACTTATCAAACCGTCGTGTTAGAACTGTTGGAGAGCAATTATCAGCACAATTTGGTGTTGGTTTAGCTCGTATGGCAAGAACTATCCGTGAGAGAATGAACGTTCGTGATAACGAGGTGTTTACACCTATTGATTTGATTAATGCTAAAACATTATCATCAGTAATTAACTCATTCTTCGGAACAAACCAGTTATCTCAGTTTATGGATCAAACCAATCCATTAGCAGAGATTACACACAAACGTCGTTTATCTGCCCTTGGACCTGGAGGTTTATCTAGAGAAAGAGCTGGTTTCGAGGTGCGTGACGTTCACTATACACACTACGGAAGACTTTGTCCTATTGAAACCCCTGAAGGACCAAACATTGGTTTGATTTCTTCATTAGGAGTTTATGCTAAAGTAAACGGAATGGGATTCATCGAAACACCTTACCGTAAGGTAACAAATGGTGTAGTAGATTTAGAGTCAACTCCAATTTATTTAAGTGCAGAAGAGGAAGAAGGAAAAATGATTGCACAAGCAAACATTGAAATGGATGCTACAGGTAAAATTACTGCGCATAATGTTATTGCGCGTGAGGAAGGTGACTTTCCAGTAGTTGAACCAACAGCTGTACACTATACAGACGTTGCTCCAAATCAAATTGCTTCTATTTCAGCTTCATTAATTCCTTTCTTAGAACATGATGATGCGAACCGTGCATTGATGGGATCTAACATGATGCGTCAGGCCGTTCCATTATTACGTCCTGAAGCTCCAATTGTTGGAACTGGTTTAGAAAGACAAGTTGCTTCTGATTCAAGAGTATTAATCAACGCTGAAGGCAGCGGAACTGTTGAATATGTTGATGCTGATAAAATCACTATCAAATATGACAGAACTGAAGAAGAGCGCATGGTTAGCTTTGAAGCAGACGAAAAAACGTATCAATTAATCAAATATAGAAAAACCAATCAAAGTACTTGTATCAACTTAAAACCAATCGTAAGAAAAGGGGATAGAGTTGAAAAAGGTCAAGTATTATGTGAGGGTTATGCTACTCAAAATGGAGAATTAGCAATCGGAAGAAACTTGAAAGTGGCGTTTATGCCATGGAAAGGATACAACTTCGAGGATGCAATCGTAATTTCTGAAAAAGTAGTTCGTGATGATATTTTTACATCATTGCATATTGACGATTATACGTTAGAAGTTCGTGATACTAAATTAGGTAACGAAGAGTTAACAAATGATATTCCAAACGTTTCTGAAGAAGCTACTAAAGATTTAGATGAAAACGGAATGATTAGAATTGGTGCCGAAGTAAAACCTGGCGATATTTTAATCGGAAAAATTACACCAAAAGGAGAATCAGATCCTACGCCAGAAGAAAAACTTTTAAGAGCTATCTTCGGTGATAAAGCAGGTGATGTTAAAGATGCTTCATTAAAAGCTTCTCCATCATTACACGGTGTAGTTTTAGATAAAAAATTATTTGCGAAAGCAGTAAAAGATAAGAGAAAACGTTCGAAAGATAAAGAAGACGTTGACAAATTAGAAAACGAATTTGAAGTTAAATACAATGAATTAAAAGACAAATTAATTGAGAAATTATTTGTTATCATTGATGGAAAAACTTCACAAGGAGTTATGAATGATTTAGGTGAAGAAGTATTGCCAAAAGGTAAAAAATTCACTAAAAAAATGTTACAAGCTGTTGAAGATTTTGCGCACTTAACAAAAGGGCAATGGTCAACAGACGACCATACTAATGCAATGGTAAACGACTTGATTCACAACTACAAAATCAAATTAAACGATTTACAAGGTTGGTTAAGAAGAGAGAAATTTACCATCACTGTGGGAGACGAATTACCATCAGGTATTTTGAAACTTGCTAAAGTTTACATCGCTAAAAAACGTAAGTTAAAAGTGGGTGATAAAATGGCAGGACGTCACGGAAACAAAGGTATTGTAGCAAAAATCGTTCGTCATGAAGATATGCCATTCTTAGAAGACGGAACACCAGTAGATATCGTATTGAATCCACTTGGAGTACCATCTCGTATGAACATTGGTCAGATTTATGAAACGGTTTTAGGATGGGCTGGACAAAAATTAGGTAGAAAATATGCAACACCAATCTTTGATGGGGCATCAATCGACCAAATTAATGAACTAACAGACGAAGCAGGAATTCCAAGATTTGGGCATACGTATTTGTATGATGGAGGAACAGGAGAACGTTTCCACCAAGCAGCAACCGTGGGTGTAATCTACATGTTGAAATTAGGACACATGATTGATGATAAAATGCATGCTCGTTCTATTGGTCCATACTCATTAATTACGCAACAACCTTTAGGAGGTAAAGCGCAATTTGGAGGTCAACGTTTTGGAGAGATGGAGGTTTGGGCTCTTGAAGCATACGGTGCATCAAGTACACTTAGAGAAATTTTAACTGTTAAATCAGATGACGTTATAGGTAGAGCTAAAACTTACGAAGCAATCGTTAAAGGTGAAGCAATGCCAGAACCAGGATTACCTGAATCATTCAATGTATTAATGCATGAATTAAAAGGTCTTGGATTAGACATCAGATTAGAAGAATAA